The proteins below are encoded in one region of Cololabis saira isolate AMF1-May2022 chromosome 21, fColSai1.1, whole genome shotgun sequence:
- the med15 gene encoding mediator of RNA polymerase II transcription subunit 15 isoform X3 has protein sequence MEVPGSDSDWRSPQFRQKVVAQIEEAMRKAGTMNTTPKSSTDMENHVYIKAKTREEYLSLVARLIIHFRDIHKKALGGPDPMNALTNLTGVGGGPGGIGMGPRPAGAPVGGLGAPVGAMGAMGPMQIGQHAMAGVAGNPQAIVPGSAVGGPGQMPMQQMVQQQQQQQQQSLQFQQFQQQQQQQQQQQQQQNAALQQFQQMRAQQQQQQLQHHQNQQLQHQNQQQQAQSQQQQNQMHQTRMQLQQQQQQMLQQQMQQQHAQAQAQAQAQAQAQAQAQAQSIQHMVQQQQQQHQVQPQPGQMPPHSQQQQQQQQAGLVQQMTPSQHVPINSLSQQQQQQLKIQALQARASQLQQQQQQAAQQAQLNAAAAAAQAAPSVPGQMVRPNMQNLARMPRPPVSTAIPHANAAANAAAVGAPAMTQQQVQQHAMMSSPSPVQVPTPQMPPPPQPSPQPPTSQPNSASSGPTPSPGGFQPSPSPQPSPSPATSRTPQNYGVPSPGPLNTPGNPGSVMSPAGASSLEDQQYMEKLKQLSKYIEPLRRMINKIDKNEGGTPTPRHASVTAENRKKDLSKMKSLLNILTDPTTRCPLKTLQKCEIALEKLKNDMAVPTPPPPPVPTKQQYLCQPLLDAVMANIRSPVFNHSLYRTFAPAMSAIHGPPITGPPVGARKRKLEEDEPAIPNILQGEVARLDVRFLVQLDPGFCSNNGTVHLVCKLDDKNLPSVPPLQLSVPADYPDQSPFWTDDRDQYGSNVFLQSVHRNLTSKLLQLPDKHSLTELLNTWRQSVRQACL, from the exons ATGGAGGTTCCCGGCTCCGACAGCGACTGGAGGAGCCCGCAGTTCCGACAGAAAGTCGTGGCTCAGAT AGAGGAGGCCATGAGGAAAGCAGGAACCATGAACACCACGCCCAAGTCCAGCACAGACATGGAGAACCACGTCTACATCAAGGCCAAGACCCGG GAGGAGTACCTGTCCCTGGTGGCTCGGCTCATCATTCACTTCAGAGACATCC ACAAGAAGGCTCTCGGGGGTCCAG ATCCCATGAATGCCCTGACTAACCTGACGGGGGTCGGCGGGGGCCCGGGCGGCATCGGCATGGGGCCCCGCCCCGCCGGGGCCCCGGTGGGGGGCCTGGGGGCCCCGGTGGGGGCCATGGGGGCCATGGGGCCCATGCAGATAGGCCAGCATGCCATGGCCGGGGTGGCCGGGAACCCGCAAGCCA TTGTTCCTGGCTCCGCAGTGGGGGGGCCGGGCCAGATGCCCATGCAGCAGatggtgcagcagcagcagcagcagcagcagcagtcccTGCAGTTCCAGCagttccagcagcagcagcagcagcaacagcagcagcagcagcagcagaacgcAGCCCTGCAGCAGTTCCAGCAGATGagagcccagcagcagcagcagcagctgcagcaccaccagaaccagcagctgcagcaccagaaccagcagcagcaggcgcagagccagcagcagcagaaccag ATGCACCAGACGAggatgcagctgcagcagcagcagcagcagatgctgcagcagcagatgcagcagcaACACGCCCAGGCGCAGGCTCAGGCTCAAGCGCAGGCCCAAGCCCAAGCTCAAGCTCAGGCCCAGTCCATCCAGCACatggtgcagcagcagcagcagcagcaccaggttCAGCCCCAGCCGGGCCAGATGCCTCCGcactcccagcagcagcagcagcagcagcaggccgGCCTGGTGCAGCAGATGACGCCGTCCCAGCACGTCCCCATCAACTCCCtgagccagcagcagcagcagcagctcaagatcCAGGCCCTGCAG GCCCGTGCgtcgcagctgcagcagcagcagcagcaggcggCGCAGCAGGCACAGCtcaacgccgccgccgccgctgcgcAGGCAGCCCCCTCTGTACCTGGACAG ATGGTCCGTCCCAACATGCAGAACCTGGCCCggatgccccgcccccccgtcaGCACCGCCATCCCTCACGCCAACGCCGCCGCCAACGCCGCCGCGGTCGGAGCACCGGCCATGACGCAGCAG CAGGTGCAGCAACACGCCATGATGTCATCGCCCTCACCTGTGCAGGTGCCCACGCCCCAGATGCCTCCGCCCCCCCAGCCgtccccccaaccccccacgTCCCAGCCCAACTCAGCCAG CTCAGGTCCCACTCCGTCCCCGGGGGGGTTCCAGCCCAGCCCGTCCCCCCAGCCGTCCCCGAGTCCAGCCACCTCCAGAACCCCCCAGAACTACGGGGTCCCGTCCCCGGGGCCGCTCAACACTCCAG GAAACCCCGGCTCGGTGATGAGTCCCGCCGGGGCCTCGTCCCTGGAGGACCAGCAGTACATGGAGAAGCTCAAGCAGCTGTCCAAGTACATCGAGCCGCTGCGCCGCATGATCAACAAGATCGACAAAAACGAAGGTGGGACGCCGACGCCGCGGCACGCTTCTGTCACGGCCGAAA ACAGGAAGAAGGACCTGAGTAAGATGAAGAGTCTCCTGAACATCCTGACGGACCCGACCACCAG GTGTCCCCTGAAGACGCTGCAGAAATGTGAGATCGCCCTGGAGAAGCTGAAGAACGACATGGCCGTG cccacccccccgccccccccggtaCCCACCAAGCAGCAGTACCTGTGCCAGCCCCTGCTGGACGCCGTCATGGCCAACATCCGCTCCCCCGTCTTCAACCACTCCCTGTACCGGACCTTCGCCCCGGCCATGAGCGCCATCCACGGCCCCCCCATCACCGGCCCCCCGGTGGGGGCCCGCAAGAGGAAGCTGGAGGAGGACGAGCCCGCTATCCCCAACATCCTGCAGGGGGAGGTGGCCCGGCTGGACGTCCGCTTCCTGGTGCAGCTGGACCCGGGATTCTGCAGCAACAACGGAACTGTGCACCTCGTCTGCAAGCTGG ATGACAAGAACCTGCCCAGCGTTCCTCCTCTGCAGCTCAGCGTTCCTGCAGATTATCCGGATCAGAGCCCGTTCTGGACCGACGACCGGGACCAGTACG GCTCCAACGTTTTCCTGCAGTCGGTCCACCGGAATCTGACGTCCAAACTGCTGCAGCTGCCGGACAAACACTCTCTGACGGAGCTGCTGAACACGTGGAGGCAGAGCGTCCGGCAGGCCTGTCTGTAA
- the med15 gene encoding mediator of RNA polymerase II transcription subunit 15 isoform X5 — protein sequence MEVPGSDSDWRSPQFRQKVVAQIEEAMRKAGTMNTTPKSSTDMENHVYIKAKTREEYLSLVARLIIHFRDIHKKALGGPDPMNALTNLTGVGGGPGGIGMGPRPAGAPVGGLGAPVGAMGAMGPMQIGQHAMAGVAGNPQAMGGPGQMPMQQMVQQQQQQQQQSLQFQQFQQQQQQQQQQQQQQNAALQQFQQMRAQQQQQQLQHHQNQQLQHQNQQQQAQSQQQQNQMHQTRMQLQQQQQQMLQQQMQQQHAQAQAQAQAQAQAQAQAQAQSIQHMVQQQQQQHQVQPQPGQMPPHSQQQQQQQQAGLVQQMTPSQHVPINSLSQQQQQQLKIQALQQARASQLQQQQQQAAQQAQLNAAAAAAQAAPSVPGQMVRPNMQNLARMPRPPVSTAIPHANAAANAAAVGAPAMTQQQVQQHAMMSSPSPVQVPTPQMPPPPQPSPQPPTSQPNSASSGPTPSPGGFQPSPSPQPSPSPATSRTPQNYGVPSPGPLNTPGNPGSVMSPAGASSLEDQQYMEKLKQLSKYIEPLRRMINKIDKNEGGTPTPRHASVTAENRKKDLSKMKSLLNILTDPTTRCPLKTLQKCEIALEKLKNDMAVPTPPPPPVPTKQQYLCQPLLDAVMANIRSPVFNHSLYRTFAPAMSAIHGPPITGPPVGARKRKLEEDEPAIPNILQGEVARLDVRFLVQLDPGFCSNNGTVHLVCKLDDKNLPSVPPLQLSVPADYPDQSPFWTDDRDQYGSNVFLQSVHRNLTSKLLQLPDKHSLTELLNTWRQSVRQACL from the exons ATGGAGGTTCCCGGCTCCGACAGCGACTGGAGGAGCCCGCAGTTCCGACAGAAAGTCGTGGCTCAGAT AGAGGAGGCCATGAGGAAAGCAGGAACCATGAACACCACGCCCAAGTCCAGCACAGACATGGAGAACCACGTCTACATCAAGGCCAAGACCCGG GAGGAGTACCTGTCCCTGGTGGCTCGGCTCATCATTCACTTCAGAGACATCC ACAAGAAGGCTCTCGGGGGTCCAG ATCCCATGAATGCCCTGACTAACCTGACGGGGGTCGGCGGGGGCCCGGGCGGCATCGGCATGGGGCCCCGCCCCGCCGGGGCCCCGGTGGGGGGCCTGGGGGCCCCGGTGGGGGCCATGGGGGCCATGGGGCCCATGCAGATAGGCCAGCATGCCATGGCCGGGGTGGCCGGGAACCCGCAAGCCA TGGGGGGGCCGGGCCAGATGCCCATGCAGCAGatggtgcagcagcagcagcagcagcagcagcagtcccTGCAGTTCCAGCagttccagcagcagcagcagcagcaacagcagcagcagcagcagcagaacgcAGCCCTGCAGCAGTTCCAGCAGATGagagcccagcagcagcagcagcagctgcagcaccaccagaaccagcagctgcagcaccagaaccagcagcagcaggcgcagagccagcagcagcagaaccag ATGCACCAGACGAggatgcagctgcagcagcagcagcagcagatgctgcagcagcagatgcagcagcaACACGCCCAGGCGCAGGCTCAGGCTCAAGCGCAGGCCCAAGCCCAAGCTCAAGCTCAGGCCCAGTCCATCCAGCACatggtgcagcagcagcagcagcagcaccaggttCAGCCCCAGCCGGGCCAGATGCCTCCGcactcccagcagcagcagcagcagcagcaggccgGCCTGGTGCAGCAGATGACGCCGTCCCAGCACGTCCCCATCAACTCCCtgagccagcagcagcagcagcagctcaagatcCAGGCCCTGCAG caGGCCCGTGCgtcgcagctgcagcagcagcagcagcaggcggCGCAGCAGGCACAGCtcaacgccgccgccgccgctgcgcAGGCAGCCCCCTCTGTACCTGGACAG ATGGTCCGTCCCAACATGCAGAACCTGGCCCggatgccccgcccccccgtcaGCACCGCCATCCCTCACGCCAACGCCGCCGCCAACGCCGCCGCGGTCGGAGCACCGGCCATGACGCAGCAG CAGGTGCAGCAACACGCCATGATGTCATCGCCCTCACCTGTGCAGGTGCCCACGCCCCAGATGCCTCCGCCCCCCCAGCCgtccccccaaccccccacgTCCCAGCCCAACTCAGCCAG CTCAGGTCCCACTCCGTCCCCGGGGGGGTTCCAGCCCAGCCCGTCCCCCCAGCCGTCCCCGAGTCCAGCCACCTCCAGAACCCCCCAGAACTACGGGGTCCCGTCCCCGGGGCCGCTCAACACTCCAG GAAACCCCGGCTCGGTGATGAGTCCCGCCGGGGCCTCGTCCCTGGAGGACCAGCAGTACATGGAGAAGCTCAAGCAGCTGTCCAAGTACATCGAGCCGCTGCGCCGCATGATCAACAAGATCGACAAAAACGAAGGTGGGACGCCGACGCCGCGGCACGCTTCTGTCACGGCCGAAA ACAGGAAGAAGGACCTGAGTAAGATGAAGAGTCTCCTGAACATCCTGACGGACCCGACCACCAG GTGTCCCCTGAAGACGCTGCAGAAATGTGAGATCGCCCTGGAGAAGCTGAAGAACGACATGGCCGTG cccacccccccgccccccccggtaCCCACCAAGCAGCAGTACCTGTGCCAGCCCCTGCTGGACGCCGTCATGGCCAACATCCGCTCCCCCGTCTTCAACCACTCCCTGTACCGGACCTTCGCCCCGGCCATGAGCGCCATCCACGGCCCCCCCATCACCGGCCCCCCGGTGGGGGCCCGCAAGAGGAAGCTGGAGGAGGACGAGCCCGCTATCCCCAACATCCTGCAGGGGGAGGTGGCCCGGCTGGACGTCCGCTTCCTGGTGCAGCTGGACCCGGGATTCTGCAGCAACAACGGAACTGTGCACCTCGTCTGCAAGCTGG ATGACAAGAACCTGCCCAGCGTTCCTCCTCTGCAGCTCAGCGTTCCTGCAGATTATCCGGATCAGAGCCCGTTCTGGACCGACGACCGGGACCAGTACG GCTCCAACGTTTTCCTGCAGTCGGTCCACCGGAATCTGACGTCCAAACTGCTGCAGCTGCCGGACAAACACTCTCTGACGGAGCTGCTGAACACGTGGAGGCAGAGCGTCCGGCAGGCCTGTCTGTAA
- the med15 gene encoding mediator of RNA polymerase II transcription subunit 15 isoform X9 encodes MEVPGSDSDWRSPQFRQKVVAQIEEAMRKAGTMNTTPKSSTDMENHVYIKAKTREEYLSLVARLIIHFRDIHKKALGGPDPMNALTNLTGVGGGPGGIGMGPRPAGAPVGGLGAPVGAMGAMGPMQIGQHAMAGVAGNPQAMGGPGQMPMQQMVQQQQQQQQQSLQFQQFQQQQQQQQQQQQQQNAALQQFQQMRAQQQQQQLQHHQNQQLQHQNQQQQAQSQQQQNQMHQTRMQLQQQQQQMLQQQMQQQHAQAQAQAQAQAQAQAQAQAQSIQHMVQQQQQQHQVQPQPGQMPPHSQQQQQQQQAGLVQQMTPSQHVPINSLSQQQQQQLKIQALQQARASQLQQQQQQAAQQAQLNAAAAAAQAAPSVPGQMVRPNMQNLARMPRPPVSTAIPHANAAANAAAVGAPAMTQQQVQQHAMMSSPSPVQVPTPQMPPPPQPSPQPPTSQPNSASSGPTPSPGGFQPSPSPQPSPSPATSRTPQNYGVPSPGPLNTPGNPGSVMSPAGASSLEDQQYMEKLKQLSKYIEPLRRMINKIDKNEDRKKDLSKMKSLLNILTDPTTRCPLKTLQKCEIALEKLKNDMAVPTPPPPPVPTKQQYLCQPLLDAVMANIRSPVFNHSLYRTFAPAMSAIHGPPITGPPVGARKRKLEEDEPAIPNILQGEVARLDVRFLVQLDPGFCSNNGTVHLVCKLDDKNLPSVPPLQLSVPADYPDQSPFWTDDRDQYGSNVFLQSVHRNLTSKLLQLPDKHSLTELLNTWRQSVRQACL; translated from the exons ATGGAGGTTCCCGGCTCCGACAGCGACTGGAGGAGCCCGCAGTTCCGACAGAAAGTCGTGGCTCAGAT AGAGGAGGCCATGAGGAAAGCAGGAACCATGAACACCACGCCCAAGTCCAGCACAGACATGGAGAACCACGTCTACATCAAGGCCAAGACCCGG GAGGAGTACCTGTCCCTGGTGGCTCGGCTCATCATTCACTTCAGAGACATCC ACAAGAAGGCTCTCGGGGGTCCAG ATCCCATGAATGCCCTGACTAACCTGACGGGGGTCGGCGGGGGCCCGGGCGGCATCGGCATGGGGCCCCGCCCCGCCGGGGCCCCGGTGGGGGGCCTGGGGGCCCCGGTGGGGGCCATGGGGGCCATGGGGCCCATGCAGATAGGCCAGCATGCCATGGCCGGGGTGGCCGGGAACCCGCAAGCCA TGGGGGGGCCGGGCCAGATGCCCATGCAGCAGatggtgcagcagcagcagcagcagcagcagcagtcccTGCAGTTCCAGCagttccagcagcagcagcagcagcaacagcagcagcagcagcagcagaacgcAGCCCTGCAGCAGTTCCAGCAGATGagagcccagcagcagcagcagcagctgcagcaccaccagaaccagcagctgcagcaccagaaccagcagcagcaggcgcagagccagcagcagcagaaccag ATGCACCAGACGAggatgcagctgcagcagcagcagcagcagatgctgcagcagcagatgcagcagcaACACGCCCAGGCGCAGGCTCAGGCTCAAGCGCAGGCCCAAGCCCAAGCTCAAGCTCAGGCCCAGTCCATCCAGCACatggtgcagcagcagcagcagcagcaccaggttCAGCCCCAGCCGGGCCAGATGCCTCCGcactcccagcagcagcagcagcagcagcaggccgGCCTGGTGCAGCAGATGACGCCGTCCCAGCACGTCCCCATCAACTCCCtgagccagcagcagcagcagcagctcaagatcCAGGCCCTGCAG caGGCCCGTGCgtcgcagctgcagcagcagcagcagcaggcggCGCAGCAGGCACAGCtcaacgccgccgccgccgctgcgcAGGCAGCCCCCTCTGTACCTGGACAG ATGGTCCGTCCCAACATGCAGAACCTGGCCCggatgccccgcccccccgtcaGCACCGCCATCCCTCACGCCAACGCCGCCGCCAACGCCGCCGCGGTCGGAGCACCGGCCATGACGCAGCAG CAGGTGCAGCAACACGCCATGATGTCATCGCCCTCACCTGTGCAGGTGCCCACGCCCCAGATGCCTCCGCCCCCCCAGCCgtccccccaaccccccacgTCCCAGCCCAACTCAGCCAG CTCAGGTCCCACTCCGTCCCCGGGGGGGTTCCAGCCCAGCCCGTCCCCCCAGCCGTCCCCGAGTCCAGCCACCTCCAGAACCCCCCAGAACTACGGGGTCCCGTCCCCGGGGCCGCTCAACACTCCAG GAAACCCCGGCTCGGTGATGAGTCCCGCCGGGGCCTCGTCCCTGGAGGACCAGCAGTACATGGAGAAGCTCAAGCAGCTGTCCAAGTACATCGAGCCGCTGCGCCGCATGATCAACAAGATCGACAAAAACGAAG ACAGGAAGAAGGACCTGAGTAAGATGAAGAGTCTCCTGAACATCCTGACGGACCCGACCACCAG GTGTCCCCTGAAGACGCTGCAGAAATGTGAGATCGCCCTGGAGAAGCTGAAGAACGACATGGCCGTG cccacccccccgccccccccggtaCCCACCAAGCAGCAGTACCTGTGCCAGCCCCTGCTGGACGCCGTCATGGCCAACATCCGCTCCCCCGTCTTCAACCACTCCCTGTACCGGACCTTCGCCCCGGCCATGAGCGCCATCCACGGCCCCCCCATCACCGGCCCCCCGGTGGGGGCCCGCAAGAGGAAGCTGGAGGAGGACGAGCCCGCTATCCCCAACATCCTGCAGGGGGAGGTGGCCCGGCTGGACGTCCGCTTCCTGGTGCAGCTGGACCCGGGATTCTGCAGCAACAACGGAACTGTGCACCTCGTCTGCAAGCTGG ATGACAAGAACCTGCCCAGCGTTCCTCCTCTGCAGCTCAGCGTTCCTGCAGATTATCCGGATCAGAGCCCGTTCTGGACCGACGACCGGGACCAGTACG GCTCCAACGTTTTCCTGCAGTCGGTCCACCGGAATCTGACGTCCAAACTGCTGCAGCTGCCGGACAAACACTCTCTGACGGAGCTGCTGAACACGTGGAGGCAGAGCGTCCGGCAGGCCTGTCTGTAA
- the med15 gene encoding mediator of RNA polymerase II transcription subunit 15 isoform X10, which translates to MEVPGSDSDWRSPQFRQKVVAQIEEAMRKAGTMNTTPKSSTDMENHVYIKAKTREEYLSLVARLIIHFRDIHKKALGGPDPMNALTNLTGVGGGPGGIGMGPRPAGAPVGGLGAPVGAMGAMGPMQIGQHAMAGVAGNPQAMGGPGQMPMQQMVQQQQQQQQQSLQFQQFQQQQQQQQQQQQQQNAALQQFQQMRAQQQQQQLQHHQNQQLQHQNQQQQAQSQQQQNQMHQTRMQLQQQQQQMLQQQMQQQHAQAQAQAQAQAQAQAQAQAQSIQHMVQQQQQQHQVQPQPGQMPPHSQQQQQQQQAGLVQQMTPSQHVPINSLSQQQQQQLKIQALQQARASQLQQQQQQAAQQAQLNAAAAAAQAAPSVPGQMVRPNMQNLARMPRPPVSTAIPHANAAANAAAVGAPAMTQQVQQHAMMSSPSPVQVPTPQMPPPPQPSPQPPTSQPNSASSGPTPSPGGFQPSPSPQPSPSPATSRTPQNYGVPSPGPLNTPGNPGSVMSPAGASSLEDQQYMEKLKQLSKYIEPLRRMINKIDKNEDRKKDLSKMKSLLNILTDPTTRCPLKTLQKCEIALEKLKNDMAVPTPPPPPVPTKQQYLCQPLLDAVMANIRSPVFNHSLYRTFAPAMSAIHGPPITGPPVGARKRKLEEDEPAIPNILQGEVARLDVRFLVQLDPGFCSNNGTVHLVCKLDDKNLPSVPPLQLSVPADYPDQSPFWTDDRDQYGSNVFLQSVHRNLTSKLLQLPDKHSLTELLNTWRQSVRQACL; encoded by the exons ATGGAGGTTCCCGGCTCCGACAGCGACTGGAGGAGCCCGCAGTTCCGACAGAAAGTCGTGGCTCAGAT AGAGGAGGCCATGAGGAAAGCAGGAACCATGAACACCACGCCCAAGTCCAGCACAGACATGGAGAACCACGTCTACATCAAGGCCAAGACCCGG GAGGAGTACCTGTCCCTGGTGGCTCGGCTCATCATTCACTTCAGAGACATCC ACAAGAAGGCTCTCGGGGGTCCAG ATCCCATGAATGCCCTGACTAACCTGACGGGGGTCGGCGGGGGCCCGGGCGGCATCGGCATGGGGCCCCGCCCCGCCGGGGCCCCGGTGGGGGGCCTGGGGGCCCCGGTGGGGGCCATGGGGGCCATGGGGCCCATGCAGATAGGCCAGCATGCCATGGCCGGGGTGGCCGGGAACCCGCAAGCCA TGGGGGGGCCGGGCCAGATGCCCATGCAGCAGatggtgcagcagcagcagcagcagcagcagcagtcccTGCAGTTCCAGCagttccagcagcagcagcagcagcaacagcagcagcagcagcagcagaacgcAGCCCTGCAGCAGTTCCAGCAGATGagagcccagcagcagcagcagcagctgcagcaccaccagaaccagcagctgcagcaccagaaccagcagcagcaggcgcagagccagcagcagcagaaccag ATGCACCAGACGAggatgcagctgcagcagcagcagcagcagatgctgcagcagcagatgcagcagcaACACGCCCAGGCGCAGGCTCAGGCTCAAGCGCAGGCCCAAGCCCAAGCTCAAGCTCAGGCCCAGTCCATCCAGCACatggtgcagcagcagcagcagcagcaccaggttCAGCCCCAGCCGGGCCAGATGCCTCCGcactcccagcagcagcagcagcagcagcaggccgGCCTGGTGCAGCAGATGACGCCGTCCCAGCACGTCCCCATCAACTCCCtgagccagcagcagcagcagcagctcaagatcCAGGCCCTGCAG caGGCCCGTGCgtcgcagctgcagcagcagcagcagcaggcggCGCAGCAGGCACAGCtcaacgccgccgccgccgctgcgcAGGCAGCCCCCTCTGTACCTGGACAG ATGGTCCGTCCCAACATGCAGAACCTGGCCCggatgccccgcccccccgtcaGCACCGCCATCCCTCACGCCAACGCCGCCGCCAACGCCGCCGCGGTCGGAGCACCGGCCATGACGCAGCAG GTGCAGCAACACGCCATGATGTCATCGCCCTCACCTGTGCAGGTGCCCACGCCCCAGATGCCTCCGCCCCCCCAGCCgtccccccaaccccccacgTCCCAGCCCAACTCAGCCAG CTCAGGTCCCACTCCGTCCCCGGGGGGGTTCCAGCCCAGCCCGTCCCCCCAGCCGTCCCCGAGTCCAGCCACCTCCAGAACCCCCCAGAACTACGGGGTCCCGTCCCCGGGGCCGCTCAACACTCCAG GAAACCCCGGCTCGGTGATGAGTCCCGCCGGGGCCTCGTCCCTGGAGGACCAGCAGTACATGGAGAAGCTCAAGCAGCTGTCCAAGTACATCGAGCCGCTGCGCCGCATGATCAACAAGATCGACAAAAACGAAG ACAGGAAGAAGGACCTGAGTAAGATGAAGAGTCTCCTGAACATCCTGACGGACCCGACCACCAG GTGTCCCCTGAAGACGCTGCAGAAATGTGAGATCGCCCTGGAGAAGCTGAAGAACGACATGGCCGTG cccacccccccgccccccccggtaCCCACCAAGCAGCAGTACCTGTGCCAGCCCCTGCTGGACGCCGTCATGGCCAACATCCGCTCCCCCGTCTTCAACCACTCCCTGTACCGGACCTTCGCCCCGGCCATGAGCGCCATCCACGGCCCCCCCATCACCGGCCCCCCGGTGGGGGCCCGCAAGAGGAAGCTGGAGGAGGACGAGCCCGCTATCCCCAACATCCTGCAGGGGGAGGTGGCCCGGCTGGACGTCCGCTTCCTGGTGCAGCTGGACCCGGGATTCTGCAGCAACAACGGAACTGTGCACCTCGTCTGCAAGCTGG ATGACAAGAACCTGCCCAGCGTTCCTCCTCTGCAGCTCAGCGTTCCTGCAGATTATCCGGATCAGAGCCCGTTCTGGACCGACGACCGGGACCAGTACG GCTCCAACGTTTTCCTGCAGTCGGTCCACCGGAATCTGACGTCCAAACTGCTGCAGCTGCCGGACAAACACTCTCTGACGGAGCTGCTGAACACGTGGAGGCAGAGCGTCCGGCAGGCCTGTCTGTAA